One Gimesia sp. genomic window carries:
- a CDS encoding DUF1570 domain-containing protein, whose product MPDVNRQSAAIPSGEVPRQCRQTVFSLRTAAKGLLLCCALLVLAPGAGWAQNARALEVYHKQYNALRDQFQDQLKQLATSCRQNQQPEGTEAIATLIQEWSEFDPDSYTLPREVQPDLPASLPAGERMWRLKLKNLQEDQANDLFVFSRKVLYAGFPSFAYDLIRETAYHNPDHRSVRQILGYVRNGDEWMTPFEKEMQDHRQKWHPQFGWLPTTHIARYERGERYVNGRWMSAAQEAEIRRDFRNAWEIKTEHFLIKTNHSLEMGVKLATEMEEFYRYFHQTFAGFFNTPEQLRRMFQGSRNPFRRQNQQQHVMHYYSTRQEYLQRLQKEIPQIALTHGIYLFGDRISHFYYNPEAEGDLGTLYHEATHQLFYETGNSRGSRQVGEKNHFWAIEGIACYMESFEKKGKKLKAGNPNHIRFNAARYRLLEDQYYVPLEKFAAMGRTAFQGSPNISPNYSQASGLSHFFMHANQGEYRDAFIQQMTQLYSENPRLRNNAQSLPELTGLSYEELDRKYLAYSMTLQKALDEQALNLQSR is encoded by the coding sequence ATGCCTGATGTGAATCGACAATCTGCTGCAATCCCTTCAGGGGAGGTCCCCCGTCAGTGCCGGCAGACTGTCTTTTCCCTGCGAACTGCGGCCAAGGGGCTACTGTTATGTTGCGCTCTGCTTGTACTGGCCCCCGGGGCCGGGTGGGCACAGAATGCACGAGCCCTGGAAGTCTATCACAAGCAGTACAATGCACTGCGGGATCAGTTTCAGGATCAACTCAAACAACTGGCAACCAGTTGTCGGCAAAATCAGCAGCCCGAAGGCACCGAGGCCATTGCGACGCTCATCCAGGAGTGGAGTGAATTTGATCCCGACTCCTACACGCTGCCCCGCGAAGTTCAGCCAGACCTGCCGGCCAGTCTGCCTGCAGGGGAACGTATGTGGCGACTCAAATTAAAGAACCTGCAGGAAGATCAGGCCAACGACCTGTTCGTCTTCTCCCGCAAAGTGCTGTATGCCGGCTTCCCCAGTTTTGCCTACGACCTGATTCGGGAAACCGCTTACCACAATCCGGATCACCGTTCGGTCAGACAGATTCTGGGATACGTGCGGAACGGCGATGAATGGATGACGCCTTTTGAAAAAGAGATGCAGGATCACAGACAGAAATGGCATCCTCAGTTCGGCTGGCTCCCCACGACGCATATCGCCCGTTATGAACGCGGGGAACGCTATGTCAACGGACGCTGGATGTCAGCCGCCCAGGAAGCCGAGATCCGCCGCGATTTCCGTAACGCCTGGGAAATCAAAACCGAACACTTTCTGATCAAAACGAATCACAGCCTGGAAATGGGTGTGAAGCTCGCAACGGAAATGGAAGAATTCTATCGCTACTTCCATCAGACCTTCGCCGGGTTCTTCAACACTCCCGAACAGCTGAGAAGAATGTTTCAGGGCTCCCGCAATCCGTTTCGTCGCCAGAATCAACAACAGCACGTGATGCACTATTACAGCACCCGTCAGGAATACCTGCAGCGACTGCAGAAAGAAATTCCCCAGATCGCTCTCACCCACGGCATCTACCTGTTCGGCGATCGCATCTCCCACTTCTATTATAACCCGGAAGCGGAAGGAGACCTGGGAACGCTGTATCACGAAGCCACCCATCAGCTGTTCTATGAAACCGGCAACAGTCGAGGCAGCCGACAGGTCGGTGAGAAGAATCATTTCTGGGCCATCGAAGGCATCGCCTGCTACATGGAATCATTCGAGAAAAAAGGCAAGAAGTTAAAAGCCGGAAATCCAAATCATATCCGCTTCAATGCTGCCCGCTATCGTCTGCTGGAAGACCAGTATTACGTCCCCCTGGAAAAATTCGCCGCCATGGGACGCACCGCCTTTCAGGGCAGTCCCAATATCAGCCCCAACTACAGCCAGGCGTCGGGACTCTCGCATTTCTTCATGCACGCCAATCAGGGAGAATATCGGGACGCGTTCATTCAACAGATGACGCAGCTCTACAGCGAAAACCCGCGGCTTCGTAACAACGCGCAGAGCCTTCCGGAACTGACGGGGCTCTCCTACGAGGAGCTGGATCGCAAGTACCTGGCCTACTCGATGACGCTGCAGAAAGCGCTCGACGAACAGGCGCTCAACCTGCAATCCCGGTAA
- a CDS encoding DUF1559 domain-containing protein, translated as MALEFKKYSKRGFTLIELLVVIAIIAILIALLLPAVQQAREAARRSTCKNNLKQLGLALHNYHDTHRIFPPGDINAGGYDAGWLPAGSMRNHTAYMFLLPFIDQAAIYNEINFSLPTGNSDGSGIGGGGYQTATERKVIVFLCPSDGYSAGPYTSTSGAYAVRNAYRTSYSVLYPWYNTGTSYDNYNDMTRKSVFGHNGAARLRDIQDGASNTMCMMETPLEKQSALRGPFWSGYVATGAVAAGYRKINAPYSATDDRVDWYTPGSEHVGGCHILLTDGAVRFISENIDFETQKALGSIRGGEVIGEF; from the coding sequence ATGGCACTTGAGTTCAAGAAATATTCAAAACGAGGTTTTACCCTCATCGAGTTACTGGTGGTGATCGCGATCATCGCGATTCTGATCGCCCTGCTATTACCTGCAGTTCAACAGGCACGCGAAGCCGCCCGTCGGTCAACCTGCAAAAATAATCTCAAGCAATTGGGCCTGGCGTTGCATAACTATCACGATACACACCGAATCTTTCCTCCAGGTGATATCAATGCAGGTGGCTACGATGCAGGCTGGCTACCCGCGGGTTCCATGAGAAACCATACCGCATATATGTTTTTGCTGCCTTTCATTGATCAGGCTGCAATCTACAATGAAATCAACTTTTCTTTGCCGACAGGAAATTCAGACGGATCTGGAATCGGCGGTGGTGGTTACCAGACTGCAACCGAACGAAAAGTGATTGTCTTCCTCTGCCCCAGCGATGGCTATTCTGCAGGGCCTTATACATCCACTTCAGGCGCTTATGCGGTCCGTAACGCTTACCGTACCAGCTACAGTGTGCTTTACCCCTGGTATAATACGGGCACCTCTTACGATAATTATAACGATATGACTCGCAAATCTGTCTTTGGTCATAATGGGGCAGCACGTCTGCGTGATATTCAGGATGGAGCAAGTAACACGATGTGTATGATGGAGACTCCGTTAGAAAAGCAAAGCGCATTAAGAGGCCCATTCTGGTCTGGCTATGTTGCTACTGGTGCTGTCGCTGCTGGATACAGAAAAATCAATGCTCCCTACAGTGCAACCGATGATCGAGTCGACTGGTATACCCCTGGAAGTGAACACGTTGGTGGGTGTCATATTTTGCTGACAGACGGTGCCGTCAGATTTATCAGTGAAAACATTGATTTCGAGACCCAGAAAGCCCTCGGGTCGATTCGAGGCGGTGAAGTAATTGGAGAATTCTAA
- a CDS encoding SGNH/GDSL hydrolase family protein: MNQTGDPQPEPRPAQPKTRHPVLFRTLAVLLGLIFIGLLEGGLRLGGVQPLPHSQDPFISFSEDSTLFVKNADGTTYQISADRSDFFRPQQFPVNKGKDTFRVFVLGGSTVQGRPYAVETSFTNWLKINLQAADPARKFEVVNCGGVSYASYRLVPILREALRYEPDLFIVYSGHNEFLEDRSYSRLKHQPELLLQTESALLDLRLASVIQSLLPDSQQRPQATEKSENVLETDVNALLDFRQGLEQYHRDPEHRRAIMVHYEFNMRQMILLAQQAGVPLLLVNPVSNLKNCIPFKSEFASRLTAAERDEVNALWKSADECSWDEAEQKMNYWQQALRIDDTHASLVYSVGKTCEYLKRTDDARHWFIKAKEEDICPLRMLEPMHDTLFQVAKQYDVPVIDARRLFEQKTPDGIPGSELLVDHVHPSIEGHQLIADAIYETMCDLQFISSPPDWKTTRNRLRQEQLESLNQEYFLRGAKRLSRLKGWARGQSTLAPPGTTQTHTK, from the coding sequence ATGAACCAGACAGGCGATCCACAACCCGAACCGCGCCCCGCGCAGCCAAAGACACGGCACCCTGTGCTGTTTCGCACGCTGGCAGTGCTATTGGGGCTCATCTTCATTGGTCTGCTGGAAGGGGGGCTCCGCCTGGGTGGCGTTCAGCCACTGCCGCACAGCCAGGATCCTTTCATTTCTTTCAGCGAAGACTCCACCCTGTTTGTCAAAAATGCTGACGGGACGACATACCAGATCTCTGCCGACCGCAGCGATTTCTTCCGTCCGCAGCAGTTCCCGGTCAACAAAGGGAAAGACACGTTCCGCGTGTTCGTCCTCGGCGGATCAACCGTGCAGGGACGTCCGTATGCCGTCGAAACCTCATTTACCAACTGGCTGAAAATCAACCTGCAGGCCGCTGACCCTGCGCGGAAATTTGAAGTCGTCAACTGTGGCGGCGTCTCCTATGCCAGCTATCGCCTGGTACCAATCCTGCGGGAAGCGTTGCGCTACGAACCCGATCTGTTCATCGTCTACAGCGGACACAATGAATTTCTGGAAGACCGTTCCTACTCCCGTCTGAAACATCAACCCGAACTGCTGCTGCAGACCGAGAGTGCCCTGCTGGACCTGCGCCTGGCATCAGTGATTCAAAGCCTGCTTCCCGACTCACAACAGAGACCGCAGGCAACGGAAAAATCAGAAAACGTGCTCGAAACCGATGTCAACGCGCTGCTCGACTTTCGACAGGGACTGGAACAGTACCACCGCGATCCGGAACATCGCCGGGCCATTATGGTCCACTATGAATTCAACATGCGTCAGATGATTCTGCTGGCGCAGCAGGCCGGCGTTCCCCTGCTGCTGGTCAATCCGGTCAGCAATCTGAAAAACTGCATTCCCTTTAAAAGCGAATTCGCTTCGCGCCTCACCGCAGCAGAACGCGACGAGGTGAATGCACTCTGGAAGTCCGCCGACGAATGCAGCTGGGACGAGGCAGAGCAGAAAATGAACTACTGGCAACAGGCCCTGCGTATAGACGACACACACGCCAGCCTGGTGTATAGCGTGGGAAAAACCTGTGAATACCTGAAACGCACTGACGACGCGCGTCACTGGTTCATCAAGGCCAAAGAAGAAGACATCTGCCCGCTTCGCATGCTCGAACCGATGCACGACACCCTTTTCCAAGTGGCGAAACAGTACGATGTCCCCGTCATCGATGCCCGCCGGTTGTTCGAACAGAAAACACCGGACGGCATTCCCGGCAGCGAACTGCTCGTCGATCATGTGCATCCCAGTATCGAAGGCCACCAGTTGATCGCCGATGCGATCTATGAAACCATGTGCGATCTGCAGTTCATCTCTTCCCCTCCCGACTGGAAGACCACCCGCAATCGTTTGCGACAGGAACAGCTGGAGTCACTCAACCAGGAATATTTTCTGCGTGGCGCGAAGCGTCTCAGTCGTCTAAAGGGTTGGGCCCGCGGTCAAAGCACGCTCGCTCCGCCCGGCACGACGCAAACCCATACAAAATGA
- a CDS encoding cytochrome oxidase — MNQRRTCLVTGLLCLIMGHSLLAAPDAAPFVSGYDRFGRHAELPKGTAGRLLISELSCAACHPTSQSTLQPKGGPRLDGVGNRLQRKWVTEFLSAPQVTKAGTTMPDVLHGLPANEKESTIQALTAFLMSQQKPFPTIKATGANPVPYEFWNKGNLARGRELYHKIGCIACHETDVDYEPGETKISPNDKLLAQLDPEDIKELGLAAAVRPVNSVPHPDLPAKYTPQALTFFLLNPEQTRPAGRMPQLKLAAVEAADIAAYLLRDQQPGSATAATSSDSAELIAAGKKRFIELRCVNCHQVDQLKPTFSARPLIQLQATAAASCFHNPQQKMPAYPLDELQQTAIKESLAALKQKQNPAAANQLAFQLLQFNCYACHERDKQGGVGFNRKPYFETAGHVDLGDEGRIPPTLTGIGFKLQKGWLSKVLKGKGDIRPHMHARMPIFSGKQIAALPNQFEKVDRPQKRSEADVFPQHAQLAPAGRSMLETGCIQCHPIRGESMPGVVGTDLGEVTSRVHSQWFHDFLLDPASLKERTRMPTFFPDGKSQNKDVLNGDVEQQIAAIWAYLKAGDKQPLPEKILAAKSKNYELVPDKKPIILRTFMQDAGTHAIAVGFPQKVHVAFDAEQVRPAVAWKGRFLDAQGTWFIRFAPPADPLGDALMQFPAGPPVALLKQTEEAWPESKPGTSALQFRGYRIDKQGVPTFLYRYQGINIEDRLEATDKQTLKRRLTIKAGSQAKSAGTLWFRGLTGKNLKTVDPTTRQNEDGLRVSVAEAFAKAGEERTRDKLSEWLIPVPLTEDTTIEVTYQW, encoded by the coding sequence ATGAATCAACGAAGGACCTGCCTGGTGACAGGACTTTTGTGCCTGATCATGGGCCATTCCCTGCTTGCCGCTCCTGATGCGGCCCCCTTTGTTTCCGGTTACGACCGCTTCGGACGTCATGCAGAACTTCCGAAAGGGACCGCAGGCCGACTGTTGATCAGTGAACTGAGCTGCGCCGCCTGTCATCCCACATCACAGTCTACCCTGCAGCCCAAGGGTGGTCCTCGACTCGATGGCGTCGGCAATCGTCTGCAGCGGAAGTGGGTTACAGAATTCCTGTCCGCCCCGCAGGTCACCAAAGCCGGCACCACGATGCCCGACGTCCTGCACGGTCTGCCTGCAAACGAAAAAGAATCCACCATCCAGGCCCTGACCGCGTTTCTGATGTCCCAGCAGAAACCGTTTCCCACGATCAAAGCCACCGGCGCCAATCCGGTCCCCTACGAATTCTGGAATAAAGGGAATCTGGCGCGGGGCCGCGAACTCTATCACAAAATCGGCTGCATCGCCTGTCATGAAACCGATGTGGACTACGAACCAGGCGAAACCAAAATTTCGCCCAACGACAAGCTGCTGGCTCAGCTCGATCCCGAAGACATCAAAGAGCTCGGACTCGCTGCAGCAGTCCGTCCGGTGAATTCGGTTCCTCACCCGGATCTCCCGGCGAAGTACACGCCACAGGCTCTGACTTTTTTCCTGCTCAATCCGGAACAGACGCGCCCCGCCGGTCGCATGCCCCAGTTGAAACTCGCCGCTGTGGAAGCAGCAGACATCGCTGCCTACCTGCTCCGAGATCAGCAACCCGGGTCCGCGACAGCTGCTACCAGCAGTGACTCTGCAGAACTGATCGCCGCCGGCAAGAAACGGTTTATCGAACTCAGATGCGTGAACTGCCATCAGGTCGACCAGTTGAAACCGACGTTCTCTGCCCGGCCTCTGATCCAGCTACAGGCGACCGCCGCTGCCAGCTGTTTTCACAATCCCCAACAGAAGATGCCCGCCTATCCTCTGGATGAACTCCAGCAGACCGCGATCAAAGAATCTCTCGCCGCTCTGAAGCAAAAACAAAATCCAGCTGCGGCAAACCAGCTGGCCTTTCAGCTCCTGCAGTTCAACTGCTATGCCTGCCATGAACGTGACAAACAGGGGGGCGTCGGTTTTAACCGGAAACCGTACTTTGAAACCGCCGGTCATGTCGACCTGGGTGATGAAGGTCGGATTCCCCCCACGCTGACAGGCATCGGCTTCAAGCTGCAGAAGGGTTGGCTGTCGAAGGTTCTCAAAGGCAAAGGGGACATTCGACCGCACATGCACGCCCGCATGCCGATCTTCTCGGGTAAGCAGATTGCAGCGCTCCCCAATCAGTTTGAGAAAGTCGATCGTCCACAAAAGCGATCTGAAGCGGACGTCTTCCCTCAACATGCGCAGCTCGCCCCCGCTGGTCGCAGCATGCTGGAGACCGGCTGTATTCAGTGTCATCCGATCCGGGGCGAAAGTATGCCGGGCGTGGTTGGCACGGACCTGGGCGAGGTCACCAGTCGCGTGCATTCCCAGTGGTTTCATGACTTCCTGCTTGATCCCGCGTCCCTCAAAGAGCGTACCCGCATGCCGACCTTCTTCCCCGATGGCAAGAGCCAGAACAAGGATGTGCTCAACGGGGATGTAGAGCAACAGATCGCCGCGATCTGGGCGTACCTCAAAGCGGGAGACAAACAGCCGCTGCCGGAAAAGATTCTCGCTGCCAAGTCGAAAAACTACGAATTGGTGCCCGACAAAAAGCCGATCATCCTGCGAACATTCATGCAGGACGCAGGCACACATGCGATCGCCGTGGGGTTCCCGCAGAAAGTCCACGTTGCCTTCGACGCCGAACAGGTTCGCCCTGCGGTGGCCTGGAAGGGACGCTTCCTCGACGCACAGGGAACCTGGTTCATCCGCTTTGCCCCACCGGCAGATCCGCTGGGTGATGCACTGATGCAGTTTCCCGCAGGGCCACCGGTCGCCTTACTCAAACAGACAGAAGAGGCCTGGCCTGAATCGAAACCGGGAACGAGTGCCCTGCAGTTCCGCGGCTATCGCATCGACAAACAGGGCGTGCCCACGTTTCTTTACCGCTACCAGGGAATTAACATCGAAGACCGCCTGGAAGCGACTGACAAACAGACACTGAAACGACGGCTGACCATCAAGGCCGGCTCACAAGCCAAGTCTGCCGGCACGCTCTGGTTCCGCGGTCTGACGGGGAAGAACCTGAAAACCGTTGATCCGACCACGCGACAAAATGAAGACGGCCTGCGTGTCTCCGTTGCAGAAGCCTTCGCCAAAGCAGGTGAAGAACGAACCCGAGACAAGCTCAGCGAATGGCTGATCCCCGTGCCCCTGACAGAAGACACCACGATTGAGGTGACATACCAATGGTAA
- a CDS encoding peptidase, translated as MTQRSTACSAHFDSRRTFLKTAGVAVAGSFFAPAILGADDKAGTKPPLVGEGAFQYEVTHGWGGTPKHIKWGETHGVCVDEAGLIYIKHRSRAKTPLDAIVVFDAAGKFVRSFGKEYHGGGHGIDVRKEGNEEFLYLSDVKHGIVAKTSLTGEVVWKIGRPAAPAHYQDAKQRYSPTNIAFAPDGGFYVGDGYGSHYIHKYTSDGKPEFFWGGSGTEAGKMKTPHGMWLDTRDGTPKIAVCDRANHRLQYFSLDGKHLGFVNTVSFPADIDIQGDIMLVSDLHARVTLFDKQNQVITHLGYDQDWTNRVLDGFKIRTQPDQWEAGRFVHPHDACFDQAGNIFVTEWVSTGRISKLKKVS; from the coding sequence ATGACTCAACGTTCCACCGCTTGTTCTGCTCACTTTGATTCCCGCCGCACATTTTTGAAAACCGCCGGGGTCGCGGTTGCCGGCAGTTTTTTTGCTCCCGCGATTCTGGGGGCTGACGACAAAGCAGGCACTAAGCCGCCGCTTGTCGGAGAAGGCGCGTTTCAGTATGAAGTCACGCACGGGTGGGGCGGTACCCCGAAGCACATCAAGTGGGGAGAGACACACGGCGTCTGTGTCGACGAAGCCGGTCTGATTTATATCAAACATCGCTCCCGCGCAAAGACGCCCCTGGATGCCATCGTGGTGTTTGACGCCGCTGGGAAATTCGTCCGCTCTTTCGGAAAGGAATATCACGGCGGCGGTCACGGCATCGACGTCCGCAAGGAAGGCAACGAGGAATTCCTGTATCTCTCTGATGTGAAGCACGGTATCGTTGCTAAAACCAGTCTCACAGGGGAAGTCGTCTGGAAGATTGGACGACCCGCTGCGCCCGCGCATTATCAGGACGCCAAACAACGCTACAGTCCCACCAACATTGCCTTCGCCCCCGATGGGGGATTTTATGTCGGCGATGGTTACGGCTCCCACTACATTCACAAATACACGAGCGACGGGAAGCCCGAGTTTTTCTGGGGAGGCAGCGGCACCGAAGCGGGCAAAATGAAAACACCGCACGGCATGTGGCTTGATACCCGCGATGGCACACCTAAGATCGCCGTCTGTGACCGGGCCAATCATCGGCTCCAGTATTTCAGCCTGGATGGTAAACACCTGGGCTTTGTCAACACAGTCAGCTTTCCGGCGGACATTGACATCCAGGGAGACATCATGTTGGTCTCCGATCTGCATGCCCGGGTGACCCTGTTCGATAAACAGAACCAGGTAATCACTCACCTGGGCTATGATCAGGACTGGACGAACCGCGTGCTGGATGGTTTTAAGATTCGCACGCAGCCCGATCAGTGGGAAGCCGGTCGCTTCGTGCATCCCCACGATGCCTGCTTTGATCAGGCGGGTAATATTTTTGTCACCGAATGGGTCTCGACGGGCCGGATCAGCAAACTCAAGAAAGTCAGCTGA
- a CDS encoding efflux RND transporter periplasmic adaptor subunit, with protein sequence MNRLCASICLFTTLAGLQIAAPLALSADERAAADAPLRIDSVLVTVIEQVEVPAREVGQLTNLRVREGMTIERGTLLAQIEDSEAKLLLKQAQLEYETAQLKAENDVDLRFARKSHEVANAELQRAKDSIQKYPKSISKTELDRLQLTAEKAELEIEQATEEAKTAQLEAKLKRNAEEIAALAVEKRKVVSPIDGMVVQIMTRTGEWVRPGETVMRLLKLDRLRAEGLINLSLLQERDLNDRPVVLLVNPGTKQEQKFQGKISFVSPEINAVNNQTRVWADIENPNLKLKPGMRASLIIQ encoded by the coding sequence ATGAACCGGTTGTGTGCCTCAATCTGTTTGTTCACCACCCTGGCTGGTCTGCAGATCGCCGCGCCGCTGGCCCTGTCCGCGGATGAACGTGCAGCGGCGGACGCACCGCTGCGCATCGACTCGGTGCTGGTGACCGTCATTGAGCAGGTCGAAGTCCCCGCGCGGGAAGTCGGGCAGTTGACCAACCTCAGAGTCCGGGAAGGCATGACCATCGAACGGGGCACCCTGCTGGCCCAGATTGAAGACTCCGAAGCCAAGCTGCTGCTCAAACAGGCACAACTGGAATACGAAACCGCGCAGCTCAAAGCGGAGAACGACGTCGATCTTCGGTTCGCCCGTAAATCGCATGAAGTGGCGAACGCGGAACTGCAGCGGGCCAAAGATTCAATCCAGAAATACCCGAAGAGCATCTCGAAAACCGAACTGGATCGTCTGCAGCTGACCGCAGAGAAAGCAGAGCTGGAAATCGAACAGGCAACCGAAGAAGCGAAGACCGCGCAACTGGAAGCGAAACTGAAACGGAACGCGGAAGAGATCGCAGCTTTGGCTGTGGAAAAGCGGAAAGTGGTTTCCCCGATTGACGGGATGGTGGTGCAGATCATGACCCGGACCGGAGAATGGGTGCGTCCGGGTGAAACCGTGATGCGGTTGCTGAAGCTCGATCGTCTGCGGGCAGAAGGCTTGATCAACTTGTCACTGCTGCAGGAACGGGATCTGAATGACCGTCCCGTGGTGCTGCTGGTCAACCCGGGCACGAAGCAGGAGCAGAAGTTCCAGGGCAAAATTTCATTCGTCAGTCCCGAGATCAATGCGGTCAATAACCAGACTCGTGTCTGGGCCGACATCGAAAACCCGAACCTCAAACTGAAACCAGGCATGCGTGCCTCGCTGATCATTCAATAA
- a CDS encoding site-2 protease family protein produces MSIGAQNYSNQSLHLRMRADLQVQPLQFGGKTYWGIKDPFSLQYYQLRDEEYFILKQLDGVASFESIRRQYEKKFLPQKLEASHLQGFLSRLHEAGLILADAFGQGEILLERQTQKQKQARRARWMNPLAIRFRGVDPHRLLTWLQPVAALCFTPWFLLATLLLFVSAVTLVFTHFDAVVAQLPEFTTFFEAKNLVLLGVSLALVKILHELGHALACRHFGGECREMGVMLLAFIPCLYVNVSDAWTMPQKWHRIIVSAAGILVELIISSLCVFLWWFTYPGLFHSLCLNIVFVCSVSTLLLNGNPLLRYDGYYILLDLVEVPNLRQRAQTIVSNRVHHFFFGHKADTLLREPRRLRRFLFAYGVASAIYRWLVVFLIVSVCYYVLEPYGLEIIAQVLGAFVFLGMLIVPVKSGIKEIQTYANAGRIDGGRFVRRAALVILILMGLLLIPFPHRISAPALIELQDANHVYVTSPGFVTSIARPQTSVEPGALIARLQNDQIDLEILKLKGQISEQQIRITTLKTRQVDDPDAARELPTAEEQLTDLKDQLAQRLTDQRRLTLTAPVRGTLIPAPRTPAPADAAELPDWVGSPFDADNQHCFLKRGTWLCSLGNPRALQSSLIVDQEDVEYVQAGQIVRILLDEYPDQVITGTIDDIAEIDLEDLHPNLIHREEVITEVDAEGKQRLSSTSYLVRVKLDVTDEQPVIHASGQAKIVVAPESLGKKAYRGLRKTFRLLQ; encoded by the coding sequence ATGTCTATCGGCGCCCAGAACTATTCGAACCAGTCCCTGCACCTGCGAATGCGGGCCGACCTGCAGGTGCAGCCGCTCCAGTTTGGCGGCAAGACGTACTGGGGCATCAAGGATCCGTTTTCGCTCCAGTACTATCAGCTGAGGGACGAGGAATACTTCATCCTGAAACAGCTGGACGGCGTGGCTTCGTTCGAAAGCATCCGCAGGCAGTACGAAAAAAAATTCCTGCCTCAGAAACTGGAAGCCTCACACCTGCAGGGCTTTTTATCGCGACTGCACGAAGCAGGGCTGATTCTGGCCGATGCGTTCGGGCAGGGTGAAATCCTGCTGGAACGTCAGACACAGAAACAGAAACAAGCCCGGCGGGCCCGCTGGATGAATCCGCTGGCCATTCGCTTCCGGGGCGTTGACCCGCATCGACTGCTAACCTGGCTGCAGCCGGTCGCGGCGCTCTGTTTTACTCCCTGGTTTCTGCTGGCGACGCTGCTGCTATTCGTCTCGGCGGTGACGCTCGTCTTCACTCACTTCGATGCTGTTGTCGCCCAACTGCCCGAGTTCACCACCTTTTTTGAAGCAAAGAACCTGGTGCTGCTCGGGGTCAGTCTGGCGCTGGTCAAGATCCTGCACGAACTGGGTCACGCCCTCGCCTGCCGGCACTTTGGCGGGGAGTGTCGCGAAATGGGCGTCATGCTGTTGGCCTTCATTCCCTGCCTGTACGTCAACGTGAGTGATGCGTGGACGATGCCGCAGAAGTGGCACCGGATCATCGTGAGCGCGGCGGGCATCCTCGTAGAACTGATCATTTCATCGCTCTGCGTATTTCTCTGGTGGTTTACGTATCCCGGCCTGTTTCATTCGCTCTGTCTGAATATTGTCTTCGTCTGTTCGGTGAGTACGCTGCTGCTCAACGGCAATCCGCTGCTCCGCTACGATGGCTACTACATCCTGCTGGACCTGGTCGAAGTGCCGAACCTCAGGCAACGGGCCCAGACCATTGTTTCCAACCGCGTGCATCATTTTTTCTTCGGACACAAGGCAGACACCCTGCTCCGCGAACCGCGACGGCTGCGGCGTTTTCTGTTTGCCTACGGCGTCGCTTCGGCGATTTACCGTTGGCTGGTTGTGTTTCTGATTGTGTCCGTCTGTTATTATGTACTGGAACCCTACGGCTTGGAAATCATCGCGCAGGTCCTGGGAGCCTTTGTCTTTTTGGGAATGCTGATCGTGCCCGTGAAATCCGGAATCAAGGAAATTCAGACTTACGCGAATGCGGGCCGCATCGACGGCGGTCGCTTTGTCCGGCGTGCGGCACTGGTCATTCTGATCCTGATGGGGCTGCTGCTGATTCCCTTCCCGCATCGCATCTCCGCTCCGGCACTGATTGAATTGCAGGATGCGAACCATGTCTACGTCACGTCCCCGGGGTTTGTCACTTCCATCGCCAGGCCGCAAACAAGTGTCGAACCGGGTGCACTCATCGCCCGCCTGCAGAACGATCAGATCGATCTGGAAATTCTCAAGCTCAAAGGACAGATCAGCGAACAGCAGATCCGCATCACCACGCTCAAGACGCGACAGGTCGACGATCCCGATGCCGCCCGCGAACTGCCCACCGCCGAGGAACAGCTGACCGATCTGAAAGACCAGCTCGCACAACGACTCACCGATCAACGGCGGCTCACCCTGACTGCCCCTGTGCGAGGCACGTTGATTCCCGCTCCGCGTACACCCGCACCTGCCGATGCAGCGGAGCTGCCGGACTGGGTCGGCTCTCCCTTCGATGCGGATAACCAGCACTGCTTTCTGAAGCGGGGGACCTGGCTCTGTTCGCTGGGAAATCCCCGCGCGTTGCAGTCCAGCCTGATCGTGGATCAGGAGGACGTCGAATATGTGCAGGCCGGACAGATCGTGCGGATTCTGCTCGACGAATATCCGGATCAGGTCATCACAGGCACGATCGACGACATCGCGGAGATTGATCTCGAAGATCTGCACCCCAACCTGATTCACCGGGAAGAGGTGATTACCGAAGTCGATGCCGAGGGCAAGCAGCGGCTCAGCAGCACATCCTATCTGGTGCGGGTCAAACTGGATGTGACGGACGAACAGCCCGTGATTCACGCTTCCGGACAGGCTAAAATCGTGGTTGCCCCGGAATCACTGGGGAAAAAGGCTTATCGCGGTCTGCGTAAGACCTTTCGGTTGCTGCAATAA